The Pricia mediterranea genome includes a window with the following:
- a CDS encoding AAA family ATPase yields the protein MSDVEAIDKLVEKHKALKAEIAKIIIGQHEVIDQILLSIYTGGHSLLIGVPGLAKTLMVNTIAQTLGLDFKRIQFTPDLMPSDILGSEVLDQNRNFKFIKGPIFANIILADEINRTPPKTQAALLEAMQERAVTIAGQRHALALPYFVLATQNPIEQEGTYPLPEAQLDRFMFAIELKYPSVAEEMEVVKRTTTDVEASVNTIFNAEEILQVQHLVRRIPVPDNVVEYAVNLVNRTRPNLENASDFTKQFIDWGAGPRASQNLILGAKAHAAVQGKYSPDSEDVKAVAMGILRHRVIKNYKAEAEGISEEDIVGKLL from the coding sequence ATGTCTGACGTAGAAGCAATTGACAAGCTGGTCGAAAAGCACAAGGCGCTCAAGGCGGAGATCGCCAAAATCATCATTGGTCAGCATGAGGTGATCGACCAGATTCTTCTGAGCATATACACAGGCGGACACTCCCTGCTCATCGGGGTGCCGGGACTGGCGAAGACCTTGATGGTCAACACTATTGCCCAAACCTTGGGCCTTGATTTTAAGCGTATCCAGTTTACGCCCGATCTGATGCCCAGCGATATCCTGGGAAGCGAGGTGTTGGACCAAAACAGGAACTTTAAGTTCATCAAGGGACCTATTTTCGCCAATATCATTTTGGCCGATGAAATCAACCGTACTCCCCCGAAGACACAGGCCGCCTTGCTGGAAGCCATGCAAGAGCGGGCAGTAACCATTGCCGGGCAACGGCATGCGCTTGCATTGCCCTACTTTGTCCTGGCCACCCAGAACCCGATAGAGCAAGAAGGTACCTATCCGTTGCCCGAAGCGCAGCTCGACCGCTTTATGTTCGCCATCGAACTAAAATACCCTTCCGTAGCCGAAGAGATGGAGGTGGTCAAGCGAACCACGACCGATGTGGAGGCCTCGGTCAATACGATTTTCAATGCCGAGGAGATTTTGCAGGTACAACATCTGGTACGTCGCATTCCCGTACCCGACAACGTGGTGGAGTATGCCGTAAATCTGGTCAACCGCACTCGGCCCAACTTGGAGAATGCATCCGACTTTACCAAACAGTTCATCGATTGGGGCGCCGGACCCCGTGCCTCCCAGAACCTAATCTTAGGGGCCAAGGCGCATGCCGCCGTCCAAGGGAAGTATTCCCCGGATAGTGAAGATGTCAAGGCCGTTGCCATGGGCATCCTAAGACATCGCGTTATCAAGAACTACAAGGCAGAGGCAGAGGGCATTTCCGAAGAGGATATTGTCGGAAAGTTGTTATAA
- a CDS encoding aconitate hydratase, producing the protein MAFDIDMIKEVYAHMAERVDKAREVTGKPLTLSEKILYSHLWDGNPTKAFTRAKDYVDFAPDRIACQDATAQMALLQFMQAGKPQVAVPTTVHCDHLIQAKSGAEADLRAANNTSAEVFDFLESVSNKYGIGFWKPGAGIIHQVVLENYAFPGGMMIGTDSHTVNAGGLGMVAIGVGGADAVDVMAGMPWELKFPKLIGVKLTGNISGWTSAKDVILKVAEILTVKGGTGAIIEYFGEGAKNLSCTGKGTICNMGAEVGATTSTFGYDDSMERYLRATERAEVADEANKIREYLTGDDEVYENPSEYFDQLIEIDLNELRPHLNGPFTPDLATPVGELGVKARENDWPINVEWGLIGSCTNSSYEDLTRAASIAKQAVTKKIKPKSDFGINPGSEQIRFTAKRDGLLQIFEDLGATVFTNACGPCIGQWDRSDLKGDEKNTIVHSFNRNFSKRADGNPNTHAFVGSPEMVAAIAISGKLDFDPMNDTLINEDGEEVKLDEPMGIELPAQGFEVEDAGYLEPREDGSGVEVKVAKDSERLQLLEPFEPITPDELQGVKLLIKAFGKCTTDHISMAGPWLRFRGHLDNIANNTLIGAVNAYNKKTNFVKNQLTGEYGGVPDVQREYKAKGIKTIVVGDHNYGEGSSREHAAMQPRHLGVAAVLVKSFARIHETNLKKQGMLGLTFDNEDDYDLIQEDDTFNFVDIEDFAPDKPLTIEVVHADGSKDTIKANHTYNAAQIGWFNEGSALNVIKRENAA; encoded by the coding sequence ATGGCATTCGACATAGACATGATCAAAGAGGTATATGCCCATATGGCCGAACGCGTTGACAAAGCGCGGGAAGTGACCGGGAAACCGCTGACCCTTTCGGAAAAAATACTCTACTCCCATTTGTGGGACGGCAACCCGACCAAGGCCTTTACCCGTGCCAAGGACTATGTCGATTTTGCACCCGATCGGATCGCCTGCCAAGATGCCACCGCGCAGATGGCCCTGCTCCAGTTTATGCAGGCGGGAAAACCTCAGGTTGCCGTGCCGACCACGGTCCACTGCGACCACCTTATCCAGGCCAAGAGCGGGGCGGAGGCCGATTTGAGGGCCGCCAACAACACTAGCGCCGAGGTCTTCGACTTTTTGGAATCCGTATCCAATAAATACGGCATCGGATTTTGGAAGCCCGGTGCGGGAATCATTCACCAAGTTGTTCTCGAAAATTATGCCTTTCCCGGTGGGATGATGATCGGAACCGATTCCCACACCGTGAACGCGGGCGGATTGGGAATGGTCGCCATCGGGGTCGGTGGGGCCGATGCCGTTGATGTGATGGCGGGAATGCCTTGGGAATTGAAATTCCCGAAACTTATCGGCGTGAAGCTGACGGGGAATATCTCCGGATGGACGTCCGCCAAGGATGTCATCTTAAAGGTAGCCGAAATCCTTACCGTAAAGGGCGGTACCGGGGCGATTATCGAATATTTCGGGGAAGGGGCCAAAAACCTTTCCTGTACCGGAAAAGGAACCATATGCAACATGGGCGCCGAAGTAGGGGCTACTACTTCCACTTTCGGCTACGATGATTCCATGGAGCGGTACCTTAGGGCGACGGAGCGGGCCGAGGTGGCCGATGAAGCCAACAAGATCCGTGAATACCTGACCGGGGATGATGAGGTTTACGAAAACCCTTCCGAGTACTTTGACCAGCTGATTGAAATCGATCTGAACGAACTACGACCCCATCTCAACGGGCCGTTTACGCCCGATTTGGCCACCCCGGTTGGTGAACTGGGTGTCAAGGCCAGGGAAAACGACTGGCCCATCAATGTAGAATGGGGCCTGATCGGGTCGTGTACCAACTCCTCCTACGAAGATCTGACCCGGGCGGCATCCATAGCGAAACAGGCGGTCACCAAAAAAATAAAGCCGAAGTCGGATTTCGGAATCAATCCCGGTTCCGAGCAGATTCGCTTCACGGCCAAGCGCGACGGCCTGCTCCAGATTTTCGAAGATTTGGGCGCGACCGTGTTTACCAACGCCTGTGGCCCCTGTATAGGGCAATGGGACCGAAGTGACCTGAAGGGGGACGAAAAAAACACGATTGTACATTCCTTTAACCGGAACTTTTCCAAAAGGGCGGATGGCAATCCCAATACCCACGCCTTTGTCGGCTCGCCGGAAATGGTGGCGGCGATAGCGATTTCCGGGAAATTGGACTTCGATCCCATGAACGATACCCTGATCAACGAGGACGGCGAAGAGGTCAAACTCGACGAACCGATGGGCATCGAATTGCCCGCACAGGGCTTTGAGGTCGAGGATGCGGGATATCTCGAACCCCGCGAAGACGGTTCCGGCGTTGAGGTCAAAGTGGCAAAGGATTCCGAACGGCTGCAGTTGTTGGAGCCCTTCGAACCCATCACCCCCGATGAGCTGCAAGGGGTCAAGCTATTGATCAAGGCTTTCGGCAAGTGCACCACCGACCATATTTCCATGGCCGGCCCCTGGTTGCGTTTCCGCGGGCATTTGGACAATATTGCCAACAACACCCTGATCGGCGCGGTCAATGCCTACAATAAAAAGACCAATTTTGTCAAGAACCAGTTGACCGGCGAGTACGGCGGAGTGCCCGATGTACAGCGAGAATATAAGGCCAAGGGCATTAAAACCATCGTCGTGGGCGATCATAATTACGGGGAAGGGTCTTCCCGTGAGCATGCGGCCATGCAACCCCGACATTTGGGAGTTGCCGCCGTCTTGGTAAAATCCTTCGCCCGAATTCACGAAACGAACCTGAAAAAACAAGGGATGTTGGGGCTTACTTTCGACAACGAAGACGACTACGACCTGATTCAGGAAGATGATACGTTCAACTTTGTCGATATTGAGGACTTTGCACCGGACAAGCCGTTGACCATCGAAGTGGTGCATGCCGATGGAAGCAAAGACACCATCAAGGCGAACCATACCTACAATGCCGCCCAGATCGGATGGTTCAACGAAGGTTCCGCCCTGAATGTAATCAAAAGGGAAAACGCGGCGTAA
- a CDS encoding TlpA family protein disulfide reductase, with product MKRSLIIAFLVLLFIGVGIYFFTPLGPKVRGYAGRLWSKSAVALKTDLQVSDAAYKWTVTGTDGNPRSFAKEKGEVVFLNFWATWCAPCLKEMPDIQDLYDDYGDKIGFFLVTQEDTSRVDSFLQKNDYTLPFYYTDIENIPEELASKSMPTTYILGKEGKIALAETGARDWNSAEVRAIIDRLLAE from the coding sequence ATGAAACGTTCGTTGATAATTGCTTTCCTAGTCCTGCTATTCATTGGGGTCGGTATTTATTTTTTCACGCCATTAGGCCCGAAGGTCAGAGGGTATGCGGGCAGACTGTGGTCTAAAAGCGCGGTAGCCCTGAAGACCGACCTGCAGGTTTCTGACGCAGCTTATAAGTGGACGGTGACCGGTACTGATGGAAATCCCCGTAGTTTCGCCAAAGAAAAGGGGGAGGTCGTATTTTTGAATTTCTGGGCTACATGGTGTGCGCCGTGCCTGAAGGAAATGCCTGATATCCAAGACCTCTATGATGATTATGGAGACAAGATCGGCTTTTTTTTGGTGACCCAGGAAGATACGTCGAGGGTAGATTCTTTCCTTCAAAAAAATGACTACACTTTACCCTTTTATTATACCGATATAGAGAATATTCCCGAGGAGCTCGCTTCTAAATCCATGCCCACCACATATATCTTAGGAAAGGAAGGGAAAATCGCCTTGGCCGAAACCGGGGCACGGGATTGGAACAGCGCCGAGGTGCGGGCGATTATAGATCGATTGCTCGCCGAGTAG
- a CDS encoding sterol desaturase family protein: MNIVIWILIFLGTFCFMEFMAWFTHKYIMHGFLWSLHKDHHRKDHDSWFERNDAFFIFYAVVSMVFFYLGAQTEFWYGWPLGFGILAYGIAYFLVHDIFIHQRFKMFRNANNWYARGVRRAHKMHHKHLGKGDGECFGMLFVPFKYFKR; this comes from the coding sequence ATGAACATCGTCATTTGGATATTGATATTTTTGGGAACGTTTTGCTTTATGGAATTTATGGCTTGGTTCACCCATAAGTACATCATGCACGGATTTCTATGGAGCTTGCACAAAGATCATCACAGAAAGGACCACGATTCATGGTTCGAGCGTAACGATGCCTTTTTTATTTTCTATGCAGTGGTCAGCATGGTATTCTTTTATCTAGGGGCCCAAACAGAGTTTTGGTATGGTTGGCCCCTTGGATTCGGAATTCTAGCCTATGGAATCGCCTATTTTCTGGTACACGATATATTTATTCACCAACGGTTTAAAATGTTCCGTAACGCCAATAATTGGTATGCCAGGGGCGTTCGGCGGGCACATAAGATGCATCACAAGCATTTGGGCAAAGGGGACGGGGAATGCTTTGGGATGCTTTTTGTTCCCTTCAAGTACTTTAAAAGATAA
- a CDS encoding phytoene/squalene synthase family protein: MKSTFDHVSYRCSKIVTESYSTSFSMATRMLASSIRSDIYNIYGFVRFADEIVDTFHAYEKEVLFERFENSLNQALEDKISLNPILNAFQHTYHKYGIPYDLVAAFMKSMRMDLHKTIYRTEKEFREYIYGSADVVGLMCLKVFVKGDGKKYSALRESAMALGSAFQKVNFLRDLKADYEDLNRSYFPNTNLMELNEISKTRIVDEIKTDFAMGYSGIVKLPNDAKFGVYTAYKYYHKLLGKLQNTPPLEIKNARIRVPDYEKFGVLARSYVKYKLRLV; encoded by the coding sequence ATGAAATCCACCTTCGACCATGTTTCTTACCGGTGTAGTAAAATCGTCACCGAATCTTACAGTACTTCGTTTTCTATGGCTACGAGGATGCTCGCATCATCAATACGGTCCGATATTTATAATATCTACGGATTCGTTCGCTTTGCCGATGAAATAGTCGACACCTTTCACGCGTACGAAAAAGAGGTGTTGTTCGAGAGGTTCGAAAACAGTCTGAATCAAGCCTTGGAGGATAAAATCAGTTTAAACCCTATCCTAAACGCCTTCCAGCATACCTATCACAAATATGGTATTCCCTACGATCTTGTGGCGGCCTTTATGAAAAGTATGCGGATGGACCTGCATAAAACCATATATCGCACCGAAAAGGAATTTAGGGAATACATTTACGGTTCGGCCGATGTCGTAGGCCTCATGTGTCTTAAAGTTTTCGTGAAAGGAGACGGGAAGAAATATTCGGCCCTGAGGGAAAGTGCCATGGCCTTGGGTTCTGCTTTTCAGAAGGTCAACTTTTTGAGGGACCTAAAAGCAGATTACGAAGACCTCAACCGCAGTTATTTCCCGAATACCAATTTGATGGAGCTGAACGAAATCTCGAAGACCAGGATCGTTGACGAAATCAAGACGGACTTTGCCATGGGCTATTCCGGTATCGTGAAATTGCCGAACGACGCGAAATTTGGGGTCTATACCGCCTACAAATATTACCATAAACTATTGGGGAAATTACAGAACACACCGCCATTGGAAATAAAGAACGCGCGTATCCGTGTGCCGGATTATGAAAAATTCGGGGTGTTGGCGAGATCCTATGTGAAATATAAACTGAGGTTGGTGTGA
- a CDS encoding phytoene desaturase family protein has protein sequence MRKKISIIGSGFSSLAASCYLAKEGHEVTIHEKNSSVGGRARQLKIDGFTFDMGPSWYWMPDIFDKFFADFGKKTSDFYRLEKLDPAYKVFFSDDTITIGDSMEKICAEFERIEPGSAIYLKEFIAEAQDNYTIAINKVVLRPGLSPFELITPETATRVDRFFKTISSRVRKKFQNPKLISILEFPVLFLGAKPSKTPSFYSFMNFADFGLGTWHPQGGMYEIIDAMKTLAVSLGVQINTESPVEKILVEGKRASGILVGGEAIRSDVVLSGADYHHSETLLDEQYRQYSEAYWSGRTFAPSALLFYMAFDKKLKNVAHHNLFFDTDFKQHAQEIYDTPQWPAKPLFYANFPSITDDSMAPDNRETGFFLVPIAPGLTDTPELRTQYFDIIMRRFEARTAQKVRKNIIFKESFCVNDFVEQYNSYKGNAYGLANTLLQTAFLRPKLKSGKVENLFFTGQLTVPGPGVPPALISGKLVADLILKKK, from the coding sequence ATGCGAAAGAAAATTTCAATTATCGGCTCAGGATTTTCCTCCTTGGCGGCATCGTGCTATCTCGCCAAGGAAGGACATGAGGTGACCATTCATGAAAAAAACAGCAGTGTTGGCGGCAGGGCGAGACAATTAAAAATAGATGGTTTTACTTTTGATATGGGACCGAGTTGGTACTGGATGCCCGATATTTTCGATAAATTTTTTGCCGATTTTGGGAAAAAGACCTCGGACTTTTATCGTCTGGAAAAGCTCGATCCCGCCTATAAGGTATTTTTCTCCGACGATACGATAACGATCGGCGATTCCATGGAAAAAATTTGCGCGGAATTTGAACGCATCGAACCTGGAAGCGCCATCTATCTGAAAGAGTTCATCGCAGAGGCCCAAGACAATTACACCATTGCCATTAACAAGGTGGTGCTGCGTCCGGGCCTATCCCCCTTCGAGCTTATCACTCCAGAGACTGCAACGCGGGTCGACCGGTTTTTCAAGACCATCAGTAGCCGGGTCCGAAAAAAATTCCAAAATCCCAAGCTTATCTCCATCTTGGAGTTCCCGGTCTTGTTTTTGGGTGCCAAACCCAGCAAGACACCTTCGTTCTATAGCTTTATGAATTTTGCGGATTTCGGACTAGGAACCTGGCACCCGCAAGGGGGTATGTACGAAATAATCGATGCCATGAAAACCCTTGCGGTAAGCTTGGGCGTTCAAATCAACACTGAAAGTCCCGTGGAAAAAATTCTTGTAGAAGGCAAACGGGCATCCGGTATATTGGTCGGGGGCGAGGCCATACGTTCCGATGTCGTACTCAGCGGTGCCGATTATCATCATTCCGAAACCCTTCTCGACGAGCAGTATCGCCAATACTCCGAAGCATATTGGTCCGGTCGGACCTTCGCTCCATCGGCCTTGCTATTCTACATGGCATTCGATAAAAAACTAAAAAATGTAGCGCACCACAATTTGTTTTTTGATACCGATTTCAAACAACACGCCCAAGAAATCTACGATACCCCGCAATGGCCCGCCAAACCTCTTTTTTACGCCAATTTCCCCTCCATTACCGACGACAGCATGGCGCCCGATAATCGAGAAACAGGTTTTTTTCTGGTACCCATAGCCCCCGGTCTCACGGATACCCCAGAACTTAGAACGCAATATTTCGACATCATAATGCGAAGGTTCGAAGCGCGCACCGCCCAGAAAGTGCGGAAAAACATTATCTTTAAGGAAAGCTTCTGTGTGAACGACTTCGTCGAGCAGTACAACTCGTACAAGGGAAACGCGTACGGATTGGCCAACACCCTGCTCCAAACGGCTTTTTTACGACCTAAACTGAAAAGCGGAAAGGTGGAAAATCTATTTTTCACGGGGCAGCTGACCGTTCCGGGGCCGGGCGTGCCGCCGGCCCTTATCTCGGGAAAATTGGTAGCCGATCTTATCTTAAAAAAAAAATAA
- a CDS encoding MerR family transcriptional regulator encodes MNNKRKAFSIRDLENLSGIKAHTIRIWEKRYDLLSPDRTSTNIRTYDINSLQKLLNITLLYNGGYKISKIAKIPEKSIPLMVREIVSENNIKDHSISAFKLAMINFDQSLFAKTYNDLLTDRSFPEIFRDIFIPLLRELGMLWQTDTISAAHEHFIACLIKQKTLANTEKLQHIAPVKKDKVFVPYLPENEIHDMGLLYLNYEIVARGYRSIYLGQMVPMENLVDIMGYFDNLYFVSYLTVGPGKDKIHQYLKDFESMANGHGGVKLWLLGRQTQYLAETKLPDFVNIFSSLDEVVGRL; translated from the coding sequence ATGAACAATAAAAGAAAAGCTTTTAGTATACGAGACTTGGAGAACCTGTCGGGAATCAAGGCCCACACGATCCGAATATGGGAAAAACGATATGATTTACTGTCCCCGGACCGAACGAGCACCAATATTCGAACCTACGATATCAATAGTTTACAAAAGCTCTTGAACATCACCTTGCTCTACAACGGGGGCTACAAAATCTCAAAAATCGCCAAAATTCCGGAAAAGAGCATTCCTCTTATGGTGCGCGAAATCGTTTCCGAAAACAATATAAAAGACCATTCGATCAGTGCCTTTAAGCTCGCGATGATCAATTTTGATCAATCCCTTTTCGCCAAAACGTACAACGATTTGTTGACGGATCGCTCATTTCCGGAGATTTTTCGGGATATTTTCATTCCCTTGCTCAGGGAATTGGGCATGCTATGGCAAACGGATACCATCAGTGCGGCCCATGAGCACTTCATCGCTTGCCTTATCAAACAGAAAACACTGGCGAACACCGAAAAGTTACAACACATCGCCCCGGTCAAAAAGGACAAGGTCTTTGTTCCCTACCTTCCGGAGAACGAAATCCATGATATGGGGCTGCTGTACCTCAATTATGAAATCGTGGCAAGGGGGTACAGATCCATCTACCTCGGCCAGATGGTTCCCATGGAGAATTTGGTCGATATCATGGGTTATTTCGACAACCTATATTTCGTTTCCTACCTCACTGTAGGGCCCGGCAAGGATAAAATACATCAATACCTCAAAGACTTTGAATCCATGGCGAACGGACACGGAGGGGTCAAGCTTTGGCTTCTCGGACGTCAGACCCAATATCTGGCCGAAACCAAACTCCCCGATTTCGTAAATATCTTTTCTTCTTTGGATGAGGTTGTCGGAAGGCTTTGA
- the ftsH gene encoding ATP-dependent zinc metalloprotease FtsH — translation MKKRWNKKKTTGSSNNGGLKPPAGCMGSNWFYFFLLGWLLWFFVFSNPMSNTEEISWNFLRDSLVAPQKVAKIEVINREVAEIYLKKEEPSEPEDEDTIDNFFSVPEGPRYRITIGSVETFENKLQQAEANLSAADGIELQYKTRTSWTSILTWLLPLGIIIFFWVYMLRRMRGGGMGGNPFSKFGKSTAKISEKGTKSSVTFEDVAGLQEAKVEVMEVVDFLKNPETYTQLGAKIPKGVMLVGPPGTGKTLMARAVAGEADVPFFSISGSEFVEMFIGVGASRVRDLFKKAKEKSPSIIFIDEIDSVGRTRGQANVHQSNDERESTLNQLLTELDGFGPNTGVIVIAATNRPDVLDQALLRPGRFDRSIHLELPTKAERKEIFEVHLKPLKLAPNVDREVLAQLSPGFSGADIANICNEAALIAARKKKSAVEQEDFMEARDRIVGGMERKSKIISDKERNIVAYHEAGHAVVSWYLKNVDSLVKVSIIPRGKSLGSTWYLPKERQIVTKAQFMDQMCALLGGRVAEDVIFDEISSGALDDLEKVTKQAYSMVAYYGLDKEIGPISFYDSTGRNNQMLGKPYSENMAEQIDKEVQQLVNDAYQRTKNLLIKHRDELEKLAELLLEQETVGKKDLEKILGKRKMEELVEGPKGDNKKPSIPQS, via the coding sequence ATGAAAAAGCGCTGGAATAAAAAAAAGACAACCGGTTCATCGAACAACGGGGGATTAAAACCTCCTGCGGGATGTATGGGCTCCAATTGGTTCTACTTCTTCCTGCTCGGATGGCTGTTGTGGTTCTTTGTATTCTCGAACCCCATGTCGAACACGGAAGAAATTAGTTGGAATTTTTTACGGGATTCCCTTGTAGCCCCACAAAAAGTAGCAAAAATAGAGGTCATTAATCGAGAGGTCGCCGAAATCTATCTCAAGAAAGAAGAGCCGTCCGAGCCCGAAGACGAAGACACGATCGATAATTTCTTTAGCGTACCGGAAGGACCACGGTACCGCATTACCATCGGTTCGGTCGAAACCTTCGAGAACAAATTGCAACAGGCTGAAGCTAATCTGTCGGCGGCGGACGGGATTGAATTGCAGTACAAAACGAGAACCAGTTGGACGAGCATCTTGACTTGGCTTTTGCCCTTAGGAATAATCATTTTTTTCTGGGTGTACATGCTACGGAGGATGCGCGGGGGCGGAATGGGAGGCAACCCCTTCTCCAAATTCGGGAAATCTACCGCGAAAATATCCGAAAAGGGCACCAAAAGCTCCGTTACCTTTGAGGATGTAGCAGGGCTTCAGGAAGCCAAAGTCGAGGTCATGGAAGTGGTCGATTTTCTAAAAAATCCGGAAACGTACACCCAATTGGGAGCTAAAATTCCCAAGGGGGTCATGTTGGTCGGTCCGCCCGGAACGGGTAAGACCTTAATGGCCCGGGCCGTTGCCGGGGAGGCCGATGTGCCCTTCTTCTCCATATCGGGGTCGGAATTCGTTGAAATGTTCATAGGGGTGGGCGCTTCCAGGGTGCGCGACCTCTTCAAAAAGGCCAAGGAAAAATCCCCGAGCATTATCTTTATCGACGAGATCGATTCCGTAGGCCGTACCCGTGGCCAGGCGAACGTACACCAGTCCAACGACGAACGGGAAAGTACGTTGAACCAATTGCTCACGGAACTCGATGGGTTCGGCCCCAATACCGGGGTCATCGTCATCGCGGCCACGAACCGCCCCGATGTGTTAGATCAGGCCTTGTTGCGCCCGGGCCGTTTCGATCGCAGTATCCATCTCGAGCTCCCTACCAAAGCCGAACGAAAAGAAATATTCGAAGTCCACCTAAAACCTTTAAAGCTTGCGCCAAACGTAGACCGGGAGGTCTTGGCACAGCTCAGTCCCGGTTTCTCCGGGGCCGACATCGCCAACATCTGTAACGAGGCCGCCCTGATTGCCGCAAGAAAGAAAAAGTCGGCCGTGGAACAAGAAGATTTTATGGAGGCCCGTGACCGTATCGTTGGCGGCATGGAACGCAAAAGCAAGATCATTTCCGACAAGGAGCGGAACATCGTGGCCTATCACGAAGCGGGCCACGCCGTGGTCAGTTGGTACCTGAAGAACGTCGACTCCTTGGTCAAGGTGTCCATAATTCCCCGTGGAAAATCATTGGGCTCCACCTGGTACCTGCCCAAAGAACGGCAGATCGTCACCAAGGCCCAGTTTATGGACCAGATGTGTGCCTTGTTGGGCGGCCGGGTCGCAGAGGATGTAATTTTTGACGAAATCTCTTCCGGGGCGCTCGACGATCTCGAAAAGGTGACCAAACAGGCCTATAGTATGGTAGCCTACTACGGACTGGACAAAGAGATCGGGCCGATCAGCTTTTACGATTCCACGGGCAGAAACAACCAAATGCTCGGCAAACCCTACAGTGAAAACATGGCCGAGCAAATAGACAAGGAAGTGCAACAGCTGGTAAATGATGCCTATCAGCGGACCAAGAACCTACTGATCAAGCACCGGGACGAACTTGAAAAACTTGCCGAACTTTTATTGGAACAGGAAACGGTCGGAAAAAAAGACCTGGAGAAGATCTTGGGCAAACGTAAAATGGAAGAGCTGGTAGAAGGTCCAAAAGGGGATAATAAAAAACCCTCGATCCCGCAGTCGTAG
- a CDS encoding RtcB family protein — MKDIIETEKLPIKLWLKEEEMEEGALEQARNLANLPFAYKHIAIMPDTHQGYGMPIGAILATKRAIVPNAVGVDIGCGMCSLRTDLKHLETPKLKKIMSAIRKTVPVGFRHHENPQDETWMPALEGNLPVVKQQYESALNQVGTLGGGNHFIEIQKGSDGYIWIMVHSGSRNIGFTVANHYNRIAKEKNKTMDSPVPQDLAFIPDDSDDFELYWNEMNYCIDFALANRKLMMERAKSAFTEIIPEVAFYDFINKPHNFASREDHFGESVLVHRKGATRARKGEWGMIPGSQGTRSYLVKGKGNAKSFESCSHGAGRVMSRTKARKTLDLKAESKALSDKGILHAIRHRNDLDEAPSSYKDIDEVMANQTSLVDVQIELQPLAVIKG; from the coding sequence ATGAAAGATATCATTGAGACAGAGAAATTACCGATAAAATTATGGTTGAAGGAAGAGGAGATGGAAGAAGGGGCTTTGGAACAGGCCCGCAATCTTGCCAACCTGCCTTTTGCCTACAAACATATTGCGATTATGCCCGATACCCATCAGGGATATGGCATGCCCATCGGTGCCATCTTGGCCACCAAGCGTGCCATTGTTCCCAATGCGGTGGGAGTGGATATCGGATGTGGCATGTGTTCGTTGCGGACGGACCTGAAACACTTGGAAACCCCGAAACTGAAAAAAATTATGTCCGCTATCCGAAAGACGGTACCGGTGGGCTTCAGGCACCATGAGAATCCACAGGATGAAACGTGGATGCCCGCACTGGAGGGAAACCTGCCCGTAGTGAAACAGCAATATGAAAGCGCCTTGAATCAAGTAGGGACGCTAGGTGGGGGGAACCATTTTATCGAAATTCAAAAAGGATCGGACGGCTATATATGGATTATGGTTCACTCGGGATCCAGAAATATCGGTTTTACCGTGGCGAATCACTATAACAGGATCGCTAAGGAGAAGAATAAGACCATGGATAGTCCCGTTCCCCAAGACTTGGCATTTATACCGGACGATTCAGATGATTTCGAGCTGTATTGGAATGAGATGAACTACTGTATCGACTTCGCCCTGGCCAACAGAAAACTGATGATGGAGCGGGCGAAGTCCGCCTTTACGGAGATTATTCCCGAGGTAGCGTTTTACGATTTCATCAACAAGCCCCACAATTTTGCTTCACGGGAAGACCATTTTGGCGAATCGGTCCTCGTACACCGCAAGGGGGCGACTCGCGCCAGGAAAGGGGAGTGGGGCATGATTCCCGGCTCCCAGGGCACCCGGTCGTACCTTGTCAAGGGAAAGGGAAACGCGAAATCATTTGAATCCTGCTCCCACGGGGCCGGAAGGGTCATGAGCCGCACCAAGGCCCGAAAGACGTTGGATCTTAAAGCGGAAAGCAAGGCCCTTTCGGACAAGGGAATTTTGCATGCCATTAGACACCGCAACGACCTCGACGAAGCCCCCAGCTCGTACAAGGATATCGACGAGGTCATGGCGAACCAGACCAGTTTGGTCGACGTTCAGATCGAACTGCAACCACTGGCGGTCATAAAGGGGTAG